DNA from Blastocatellia bacterium:
CAAGCAGCGGGTGACTGGCCGTGCCAATCAACGAAAGCAACAGCACCCGGCTTGGCCGCGTCGGTTCGGCATCTGGATGGCGTCGCCGCCGAATCCATCGGTCGTAGCCGGTGACGAGCAGTGTCAGCCCGATGGAAAGTACAATCACGCCAAGGATCGAATGTGTCACACCGCGATGATACTCCAAGTAGGTCAATTGACCGTGCAGCATGGTGATCACATCAATGTCAGGCAGATTGGCGCTCACCAGCAGTGTCGGCAGCGCCAATGGCGTCATCCGCTCAAGTCCGGCTTTGGCCAGCGCCGCGCCGGCAAATGTGTGGCAAAGATTTTCCATCGCTTCAACCTCGCGCGGGGCGGTTGATCAACCGCAAGAAATGAGCTTCCAGATGCTTCATCAGTTGCTCCTGATTCAGTTGCGACAAAACACGGTCGTGGCCGGCATTGCCCATCTGGTAGCGAAGCTGAGGCTCATCCATCAATTGCTGGATGTGCGCGGCTAGGGCCGCCACGTCGCCCGGTGGAACCAGCCAACCGGTGACGCCGTGATGAACGATTTCGGGCACGCCGCCAACCCGCGAAGCGATGACCGGCAAGCGAAAATAGCTTGCTTCCAGATTGGCGACGCCATAGGACTCTCGCAGGCTGGGACACACGTAAATGTCGCTTTCAGCCATGCTGCGAAACACCTGCTCACGCGGCTGAGCGCCTACGAGCGTGACGCGATCAGTCAGTCGGGCTTGACGAATCAATTCCTCGAGTTTGCTTCGTTCCGGGCCGTCACCGATGATGCGATAGACAAACGAGCCGCGCAGTCGGCAGACCGCCTCAATGCTCAGGTGGAATCCTTTCTCAGGGACAAGGCGTCCCACAGATAGCAATTTGATGGGCGATTGCTCGCGCTTCGGCGGCGACTCGAGCATGTGGGCAGTTTTTAAACCAATGCGTTGGATGAGCAGTCGCTCACGCGGGCATCCAAGCCTGAGGAGTTTTTCGGCTAGATACTGACTCGGCGTGCAGCACAGATCGAATGCGGTGAAGACATCGTCGTAGACGCCGGGCTTTTCTTCAGGCAGTAACTCGACATCGTATCCCCAAAAGGCGACAACCCAGGGCACGTCCAGATGGGGCGCAAGAAAAGCGAACTCTTTCGCTGTTGTGCCGAACTGGCAATAGATCACGTCTACGGTGTGTCGAACCAGTGGGATCACTTTTTGTAAGTGGCGTCCGAGCAGAAGGCGAAGTGGGATCGCGGGGCTCGCCTTTCGAGCCCGGCGCATCAGCGCGGCGGGCAGGTGGCGCGCGCCATACAACCAGCGTTGCATGCGTCCGCGCCATGGTCCCGGCGTGTAGTGAAGATACTCAGTGCGCTCCGGCAGTTGATAGCGGTTAACATCGTCATGCACCGGTTGAGCGCGGTCCGGTGTCCAGAAAGAAAGAATGACCACCTCGTGGCCCAGATCCAGAAAGCCGGTGATTTGATCGAGGATGAACGTTTCCGAAACGCGCGGGAAGCACTCAACGATGAAGGCAATTTTCATATCGCATGTTCAGCATGTGATGACCGCCAGGAAGTCAATACAATGAGGCGCATAATCCTCGCGTATGAAAAAGTTGCCAAGCGATAACTTCATGTCAGCGGGTTTGGACGGCGGTTCAGTGGCCGGCGGCGGAGTAATGGCGCTGGCTCGATACTGGCGCAAACGAGCTTGCCATGACGGTGGCAGAAGCCGACGGGCTACTGCGCCCAACGGTCGTCGCACATAGACGTGATACGCATCCTGCTTGACTCGTTGCGTCTCAAGCGCAAAGCTGACCGCGTCGCCGCAGATTGAGTACAGACGAACATCCTGAAAGACCCGGCGCAACAACCGGCGGAACCCGCGATAGGAATACTCGTGAACGTGTTCGGGATTCCAAGGTTTCTGAAAAGGCAACAATCGGATGGCCCGATTGGGCGTCGTGATTAGCAAGCGCCCGCCAGGACGCAACACTCGCGCCGCCTCCCGCAGAAAGCCAACAGCATCGTTCATGTGTTCGATAACTTGAAACGACAAGATCACCTCAAACGAATGCGCCTGCAATGGCGCGTGCGCGATGTCCGCTGCCAAAAAACTAACTGATGACGCTCCGTTCAGGTAACGACCGCCTAAGCCGCGCAAGAGTTCCACGTCAATGTCCATGCCGACATAGTGAGCGTATGATTGGTTGAAGTAATCGAGTCCGTAACCGGTGCCGCACCCGATTTCCAGCACGCGTTTGCCAGCGACGAACGGTTTGGCAAAATCGTATGCCTTCAAGCAGCGATAGAAGAGCAACTGATCGAAAAGATCGGCGTCAGCGTCAACGGCGCGAACTCGCTTTATCTCGACCATAGCTTCACTCCATTCACTGTGCACGTTCTTAAAAAATAGATGTTGGCGATCAAATTGGCGACGGCGCACAGCACCACTGCCCAACAAACGCCCAGTAGACCAAATCGGGACGCCAAAGGATAGATGAATGTCGCCAGGACGACAACTTGAATGAGCCCGATTTTGCTGATCGTATCGGAGCGTCCAATAGCCATCAACAGACTGCCGTTGACGCCAACAATCGCGCGCAGCATGCCGAACAGGCAGAGCACTTGAACCGCCGGCACAATCGGAAGCCACCTCGGACCAAACAGAATCGTGACGATGGGCTCCGCCATCAGCAGCAAACCGAGACCAAGCGGAATCGTCGTCAGCGCGACCAGCTTCAAGGTTTTCATGTACACTGAACGTAGCCGGAGCGGATCATCTTGCAATCGGCTATAGCCGGCCAACGTCACTGAGGAAATCAGGTGGCTGATGTACGTCGCTGGCGTGTTGGAGAGAAAATAGGCTCGCGTGTAATATCCCAGCGCCGTGAGTCCTAGGAATTTGCCAACAAACGCATCGTCGCCTTGCGTGACCAGATAGATCAAGATGTTGGATAAAAAGATGTGCCGCCCAAACTGAAACGCCTCTTTCGCGATCGTTGCATCAAACGCCAGTCGCGGGCGATAAGGCGCGAGTCGGTAGCCCATGATGACGGTGGTCACTGAGCTGACTAGGTGAAACATCACCAACGCCCACACATTTCGCATGACGAGGACGAGGATCAAACCGATGACGGCGTTGAGCACGTTGACGATCAATCCGTAGAGAGCCGGTTTCTTAAATTCAAGCTCCCGGTTGAGCAACTGCACGCCGAAATTATCCAGCCCGCCGATGATGAATGACAGCGAGATAACGCGCAGCAATGGAATCAGCCGCTCATTCTGGTAGAAGCCGGCAACCAGCGGAGCGGTGACAAACACGAGCAAAGCGAGCGCCCAACCTCGTAGGAATTTGATTGTCCACGCTGTGTTCAGGTAGCGCGTAATGTCGCCCGGTCGCTGGACGATCAGCACATTTACGCCAGTTTCGGAGACGACATTCACGCCAGCCAGCACCAGCGTCACCACTCCCATCAGTCCAAAGTCATCGGGCTGCAGGAAACGGATGAAAATGACGCTGCGGATGAATTCAGCAGTGGCCGCGCCGAGCCGTGACAGACCAACCCACATCCCGCCGGTCAGGAGGCGGCGCCGTAGCGACTGGCTCCCGCCCAGGAGGTTGCTTATCGTTCGCCGCATGACATCAATGGCATGTACCTCTAGGCTGTCTGGGCTTGGCCGGCTCTCCACTGACTCGTGTCGAGAATAGCCACGAGGATCAGAAAGACGAGCGCATTGGACGTGATCTGCAAGTTGAAATCCACCAGGCTATGCGCCAGCAGGCCAATGCAGCCGACTGCCGCTGCCAGGCCAGCCGAGCGTTCCCACCGGTCGTTGACCGTTAGGACCCGTTTGATCAGTCGGGCCAGAGAGTAAAGAAACGCTAGGCCAAGCAGCCCGCCGATGATGCCCATCTCAGCCACTCCTTGAATGTAATCGTTATGAGCGGCATTGACGAAGAAATAACCGGTCGAGGCGTCGTAATGGGGGAACACAGTGGGATATGCGCCCGCACCCACGCCGAACACGGCATGCGCTTGTATCATGTTCAGCGAGCTTTTCCAGATGGCAGGTCGTCTTTGTTGCAGGATCGGTCGTGATTGGTTGAATTGGTCGGCCAGCGAAAGTCGGCTCGTGATCGGTTCAGCGCCAATCCACCACGTCGCTATGACGATGGATGCTACCAGCAGCGCCGTTCCACCAACGTAGCGCCACCAACTTCCGCTGCGCAGGCTGATTTCTCCTCGCTGCTGTTGTTGACGTTGTGACCAGGCGTATTGCGCCAGAATGGGCAGAAAGAGCAATTGGGCGACCAATGCCATCAGCCCGCCGCGCGAGCCTGACAACAGAATCGCCGTACCCATCACCAACGCGCTGAACCCGTAGACGATCCAACGATCACGCTCAACTGCGCGGCCTAAAACGAGCAGCAACGGCAGCGGCAGGATCAGCTCCATGAAGCCAGCAAAATGATTGCGATTGACAAACGGGCCGAAAGCATCTCTGGCAAAATCGCTGGGACGGAACCATAGGATTTTGCCATTGAAGGTCAGCTTATTGAAGATTCCCACGAGGGCAACACACAGGCCCACCACGATCAGTGCATTGACCAGAATCTGGAGCCGGCGTGGCGTGTAGAGAAGCTGACTTGCCAAAAAAAAGTAGCCGACCAGAAGGCTCCACTTGGTGATGGCTTGAAGCGTGGCCGACGGATCGAGACTGATGCGGTGTGATTGCCAAAGCCCACGATGAGGCGAAAAGGGCAGAGGAACAATCTGCACCAACCCAAGCGCCAGCAGCATTAGCAAGACCCACAGGATCGGCGTCATGCGCACAACCAGCTTCTTGATCGCTGCCATGTGAAGCGCCCATAATCCTATGAGCAGCAACAACCAAATGGCCAACACATCAATGGCGTAGAATTCCACCGAGCCAAACGGCCACGGCGACGCCACGCAGGCCAACACGAGTCCGCCAAAGGCCAGGCGGTCAAAGAGGGTGACCTGATGAGCATCGCTCATCGGGCGTAGCTCAGCTCGTGCTGTATCCTGAGGCAGGGCATTCATTGAGCAATCAGCCTGAAGTCATCAAACCAGACGCGACCCGCGATGTAATCATGCAGCGGATTGACCGGTGTTCGCACAATCCGGATGCGCACGACGCGCGTTTGAGCAGGCGTTGAGAACGAGATGGATCCCATCGTCCATTGATCGGGATTGCCCAGTGGCGCAACGGCCCGAAGGCGGTTGGCATCATCAGGGTCAACAACTTCCACCATCAAGCCATTGCGAGGCAATAAGCCTTGGGTTTGATAGAAAAATTCCAGCCGGTACGCCGTTGACGCATTCACAACGACATCATGAGAGAGATTGGAAAGGCGCACGCCGTCTGTTTGTCTGAATTCGATGCGCAAGGCACGCGCGCCTGAGCGTTTGACTGTGGCATCCGGTGAGGTCGAGACGGCCGCTGAGTTTTCCAATCGCCAGTCCAGAGGAGCATCCAGCAGATCATGCTCAAAGCCGCCATTCCACAGCACCAGGTCTTCTGCAGGGATTGAACCAATGCGGGCGCGCATGATCTGATGCCAGAGCTGCTGGCTGTCCTCCCACCGGCGCTGCTGCCAGAGCTGCCAGACAAGCTGGAGGCCGGTTTTGATTCTCAATGTTGAATCGGTCAATTGCTGCCACAGAAGAATGGACTCGTTGGTGTAGTTATGCCGGCTCAGAAACGTGATCACGTCAGCGCGAATTTGATCCGAGCGCACTTGTTGCCCCAGTCGGCTCAGCGTTTGTGGGTTGCCGTTGGTGGCTTGCCAGAGGACATCGAGCATGTGCATGGCCAGGTCTGGATCGGTTTCAATCAATCGGATGAGCTGAGTGACGCCTTCGTCCATGCGATCCTGACGCAGTAGGAAGTTGGCATAGCGCCACTGTGGTCGAAAGTAGGTGGGCGCCAACGCCATCGCTTTTTGATAAGCTTGCTCAGCGGCGGCCAGTTTGTTTTGCTGTTCCAGAGCTCGTGCCCAATCGAGCTGCAAGTTGTAGTCGAACGGAGAGAGTTCAACGGCACGTTGCAGATGCCAGGCGGCAGCATCAGGATCATGCTGCAACGGGTCGAGCAAGTATATCAATCCCAGCTCTCGGTGAATTGACGGCTCGTTGGGCAGGATACGAACGGCCTGTTGGAGGGCGACGGTGTTCTTATCTAATGCTGCGATGGCGCGTCCGCGAAAGTCGTCGGTCAGATATTTGAGTCCCCAGCCAATGAGCGCGAAACAGAAGACCAACCAGATGCCGGTACGCCAGAGAGAATGCAGTGGAACAACAACAAGGTGATGTGAGCGAGCATGGTTCATGAACAGATGAAACGATACCGGAGGCCACATCGGCTGGCGGGGCACTCGTCTAGCGTCGCGGGCTGGTCGGGCTGACCGGCTCTGTTGTATCGCCTCCTGATGCTGCTAACGCCACCGGCAGTCCGGCGCCGCCAGCCAGCAGTGGAATTAACAGCGCCCACAATGGCAATCTCAGGGCCGTCACTCGTTTGGCTGCTGGTGGACAGTTATTCAGACAATTGGGCGTTGGCCGAGCCTGGATGTAACGGTCTGTATCTCGCTCACGGCAGGGCGCGCAGTTGCACCGCTGACTCGATTCAGCCAACATGCGGCCATTAGCATTTTCGTTGACCCACGGTTGATTGGGATTGATCAGTTTGAGCAATCCGGCATCGGCTTGATCGTTCATTGAGTAGACCATCGCGTCAATCAGGTTCTTGGTTGTCAGCGGTGTTCCTGGTGGGAACTGAGAGGCCGACCCCTGATAGAGAGCGACGGCTGCCGGGCCATCATGAATCGTGTTATCGGGGATCACCAGATCAACGCCGCTTACAGCCGCATTCCCTACGATGAAAAAGCCATTGCTGTTGGTTGTTCGACCATCCAGATCATAGGCGGCGTAGACTGTGTCCGTTTGGCCATCGTACAGCACCAGCACCATGCCATTCAGTGAAGTATTGCCAAATCCGCCATCATAAAGCTCAATGAATTCCATTGCGTCATAGTCGCCTTGATGAGCGTCTACTTCGCTGATTAACACGCGCTGACAAGGACTGCCGCAGGGCCTAACAACGGTTCCTTGAGCGCTGGAGTAACGCGCGCCTGCCGGAACCACTGTTGAGCGATGGTTGAGCGCGATCCGCACGGGTCGGGTAATCGCTTCCACTTCCGTGCCGCCGGAAGTAACCGTAACCAGATATGCGCTGTCTGCGTCCGCGTTGACCGATAGCTGAGGCGTCAGCAGCTTCGTGGGGGTTTTTGATCGCAGCGTCAACGCGCCGCGTGAAAGTCTGGCCGTGAGGTGGCCTTCTTCAATGATCAGTCGCAGTCGTGTGCTCGGTTCAATGGATAACACGCCGGCGCCACGCCGCAAGTTGACAACGGCTGTTGCGTTGGGGAATGTCTCGATTTCGCTCTCAGAGAAGATCGTATTTCCCGACGCGGCTTTGATGCGATTAACGGTTACATTGCCGGAAATGATGACTTCACCTAAAGCAGCTTGGGGGAAAACATCCAGTGGCATGAACGTGCTGATGAGGCTCACAATCAAAACAACAGAAAAACCCCCGCGGTAATTCATCTGCTTGTCCTCCTGTCACAATAAAACCACACCCCACTGGCCCAACTATCTCCCCCTTGTTTGTGAGGCTTGATAGTATTATCAGGACTGAGCAAAGTCAAGTGTGGTCTCGATGAAGCGTTAGTGACAGACAACCTTTTGCTTGCAGCGGCGGCTGTCTGAGCGACACAGGCTGCGGATGCGTCCTCTTGAATTC
Protein-coding regions in this window:
- a CDS encoding glycosyltransferase, whose product is MKIAFIVECFPRVSETFILDQITGFLDLGHEVVILSFWTPDRAQPVHDDVNRYQLPERTEYLHYTPGPWRGRMQRWLYGARHLPAALMRRARKASPAIPLRLLLGRHLQKVIPLVRHTVDVIYCQFGTTAKEFAFLAPHLDVPWVVAFWGYDVELLPEEKPGVYDDVFTAFDLCCTPSQYLAEKLLRLGCPRERLLIQRIGLKTAHMLESPPKREQSPIKLLSVGRLVPEKGFHLSIEAVCRLRGSFVYRIIGDGPERSKLEELIRQARLTDRVTLVGAQPREQVFRSMAESDIYVCPSLRESYGVANLEASYFRLPVIASRVGGVPEIVHHGVTGWLVPPGDVAALAAHIQQLMDEPQLRYQMGNAGHDRVLSQLNQEQLMKHLEAHFLRLINRPARG
- a CDS encoding class I SAM-dependent methyltransferase, with translation MVEIKRVRAVDADADLFDQLLFYRCLKAYDFAKPFVAGKRVLEIGCGTGYGLDYFNQSYAHYVGMDIDVELLRGLGGRYLNGASSVSFLAADIAHAPLQAHSFEVILSFQVIEHMNDAVGFLREAARVLRPGGRLLITTPNRAIRLLPFQKPWNPEHVHEYSYRGFRRLLRRVFQDVRLYSICGDAVSFALETQRVKQDAYHVYVRRPLGAVARRLLPPSWQARLRQYRASAITPPPATEPPSKPADMKLSLGNFFIREDYAPHCIDFLAVITC
- a CDS encoding O-antigen ligase family protein → MNALPQDTARAELRPMSDAHQVTLFDRLAFGGLVLACVASPWPFGSVEFYAIDVLAIWLLLLIGLWALHMAAIKKLVVRMTPILWVLLMLLALGLVQIVPLPFSPHRGLWQSHRISLDPSATLQAITKWSLLVGYFFLASQLLYTPRRLQILVNALIVVGLCVALVGIFNKLTFNGKILWFRPSDFARDAFGPFVNRNHFAGFMELILPLPLLLVLGRAVERDRWIVYGFSALVMGTAILLSGSRGGLMALVAQLLFLPILAQYAWSQRQQQQRGEISLRSGSWWRYVGGTALLVASIVIATWWIGAEPITSRLSLADQFNQSRPILQQRRPAIWKSSLNMIQAHAVFGVGAGAYPTVFPHYDASTGYFFVNAAHNDYIQGVAEMGIIGGLLGLAFLYSLARLIKRVLTVNDRWERSAGLAAAVGCIGLLAHSLVDFNLQITSNALVFLILVAILDTSQWRAGQAQTA
- a CDS encoding lipopolysaccharide biosynthesis protein, which codes for MRRTISNLLGGSQSLRRRLLTGGMWVGLSRLGAATAEFIRSVIFIRFLQPDDFGLMGVVTLVLAGVNVVSETGVNVLIVQRPGDITRYLNTAWTIKFLRGWALALLVFVTAPLVAGFYQNERLIPLLRVISLSFIIGGLDNFGVQLLNRELEFKKPALYGLIVNVLNAVIGLILVLVMRNVWALVMFHLVSSVTTVIMGYRLAPYRPRLAFDATIAKEAFQFGRHIFLSNILIYLVTQGDDAFVGKFLGLTALGYYTRAYFLSNTPATYISHLISSVTLAGYSRLQDDPLRLRSVYMKTLKLVALTTIPLGLGLLLMAEPIVTILFGPRWLPIVPAVQVLCLFGMLRAIVGVNGSLLMAIGRSDTISKIGLIQVVVLATFIYPLASRFGLLGVCWAVVLCAVANLIANIYFLRTCTVNGVKLWSR